Genomic segment of Ammospiza nelsoni isolate bAmmNel1 chromosome 2, bAmmNel1.pri, whole genome shotgun sequence:
ATCAAGGCAGAGTAATTGTGAAGCACTTCTGTGCActgctgcagtgacaccagGCAGCCAAAGCCTGCAAACttcaaagcattaaaaaataataacttaTTAATTAGTCATATCTGCCAATCAGTTTCTATATATATCATTAATGGTATTTCAAGCAGATGGTAAAAGCTcatctttattttcagcttCTTAGCTGAAAACATTCACAAGGACACATCTGGGGTACCAGGTGCCTTGTACAAGGCACTGATGTGATTTGTATAATCACCACTAGCACATGTAATTGTTTTCAGCCTTCAGTTTTAAACTACTAAAAATTCCTTTCCCTGTTAACCACAAgcaatttttcttcctctcttttcccctccagttTCTGTCTCCTTTGCTTTCAAATATGTTAACCAGTTTAAAAGCCTTCAATTTCTTTCTAAACGTGAGCAGCactgggttggtttttttattgtttctttaaTATCAAAAAGCAGCCTTGTTTGGAAGATCATGGTGCAAATTCCATTAATAACATCAAGCTAAACCTTTTTTAAATGGGTTGCCTTCACCCAGACCCGTATCTATTTCACTAAAACTCAAAAGAGGTATAACTATAGCCCATTACCCACATTGTTTTTGAAGCCCTGTCCAACAGAAGGACTGTCGGAAGTTAAAACACAGCTGTCTTCTTGACTGGTGTAAGATAGCAAATCAAGTCCTCAAAGTATCAACAGCAGGAAATAGTGGTTTGGTTTCTGTTTTGGTTCTGGTAAATCAGGACATTGCTTTGCCAAGGCTATTGCTGGGCACGCTGTCTGCACAGTGCAGTTCCTTAGGCAGACAGAGAACTCCCATGAGGAATTTCAATCCCTCTAGTGGTGGGAGGGTCAAAAATTACTAAGGGAACCTCTACATGTATTCAGCAAGTTAAATATGAACCTGAATGAGCTTTAACTGTGTAACATCAGCTGCATTTGAAACCCATTCAATCTTCACAGGCTTCCTATTCCTGACAACAGCTTCCAGCAATTCATTGTTTTGTAACTTCCCGACCCAGAAGTTTTGAATCTTTGTGTGTAAGAGCCATACAGTCTGTGAAACCAtccattctctttttttaaccTTCTCCACATTTGATTCTCTGTATGTTGCTACATGCATTCCACAACACAGGAcctttttaaagtaatttacaGATTATATTGCTTCACACCCCCTTTTAGCTTGCGTGTACCTCTGATCTTAGAAACCACTTTTTATGCCATTTGTCATAGATGCAGAATAAACTTAGGTGCTGTTCTGTCCTTCAGACAAGAACACTCCTCAAATAcctgctccatcctccctgCTACCTGAGCCACCCAGTGAACACTGGGGAAGTGTGTGCTAATACAGCAGACTGGCAAAGAAACAGTCTTATGGCAGGAAGATGCTTTCAGTCTGCAAAACCCAGACACAGTAGTTTCACAGATTCATTCCCTTCAGTGTATctcacacagcagagcagaccATGGCACAAGTAATGGAATTCCATCAGATGTTTATTCAGCATGAGCAACAGTTTCGCAAGTTAGCGCTTTCCACCAACACGGGGAGCAGAAACCTTGACTGGTTTCACAATCTTCTGCTTAGGTGCTGCCTTTGTAGGGGCCTGTAGAGAAATAATGAAGTATGAGTGAAAAGAAGTTATTTATCTGCAGTTCTAAAAGGGTCCCTGTATGTACTCTTGACAGAAATCAGACCAGACTAGAACTGCAAACTATAATACTGGGATCATGCTAAGATTTGTTTACACACATAACACTAAGCCAACACAAGGTATTAATTTAGAAGTGATAATGAAACACATGGTAGCACTCATCAATATATTGTTACCAAGTTCCTAGATAGTGAAGATGTCACATTCAGAGAAGTTTTTGTTTATTAATTATCTCTGATATTAGGTCAGAGAATGGATTTCTTGTAATATTTacttcttctgcttcttcttcttcttattATTAAGAACCTTACAAAAATGCTTCCTCAACACAGAAACAGGAATTTCCAATTAAGTGCCACTGCAGAACATTGTGTTTCATGTTACAACATAGTATATTCCATTTTATAGTTTCTATTTGCCTACAGCATCTCACCTTTGCAGCAGAAACAGCTGTTTTCTTGGTTGCCTGCTTAGCCTTCTTGGCTTCCTTTGCAGCCCTGTTAATTCATAGAAAAAGTGGAAGTTATCTATGTCTGCCATACACAGTTTCCTTGTTTCAGCACTAAGCTTCCCAAGATCAGGAATGGATAGCATTACTGCAGATTTCTCCTCTATATTCACTATCCCCTGAAGGAATTTCtacagagacagcagaactgtcaGTGACAAAAGTACAAAGGGAAAAGGCAAGGAGAGATCCTTCTTTGCTGCCACTATCTCTTGCCAAGATTACATACAAATATACagattaaaagcaaacaaaaaatcccgCAGAAAATCTTGTAAAACACAGAGCCCACCTAGAGTTTAAGCTTTTGTATGAAAAGTACTGTAATCTTTGAAAAGCTTGGGATAGTACTGTAATCTTTGAAAAGCTTGGGACAGCTCCACTGATCTGACTTCTCACCTGATAGCTTGTTCCCTCTGTGCCTTTCGTACTTCAGGCTTCTGGTTCCGCTTGGCCATGATCTCAGCGAGAGAGGCACCAGTGATGGCTCTCTGAAACTTCACAGCACGGCGCGTGCGCTTCTTCTGGACTTCTTCCTAAGAGGGCAGGAGACAAACACACACAATCAGCATCACAAGACATCAAATACATGGCTAAAGACAATTATGGGAACAAGCTGCTACTCAAATTGAAGCTATTTAAAACTGTACACTATAGTAGAATTTTACTCCTCACTTTAGAGGATCCTTCTGTTGGGGACAGAGAAGTGCTGCCCCACCTCCACATGGCCCCTTCTCCAGCCACATCCTGTACTTTTTCATTGTGTGTTACTACCAACAATCCTTGGCTGGCTCCCCAGCTGTCCAGCTATCAGTGTTGGAGACACACATATTAGACCCTGTATCGTCTATGCTTCTACAGcaaagtatgaaaaaaaaaaatttgaaagaatGTTAGAAGTTCAGCCATCGGTAACTCCCAGacaaaaaaaggggggaaagatAAACCTTTGATGGTGtcatctgaaaggaaaacaccATCTATTCAAGTGGATcatgtgctggggagcagcaccaaCTTTCTTCAACCATTATTGCACTGATGTAAGCCTTTCTCAAAGCTCCTCTGCTGTGCAAGTTTAAACAAGAGCACTGCAGCATACCTCATGCTACATGTTTCATGATTTATCCTTCTCATGCAATGACAGCTACATAGGGAAAGACCTCATGCTACAGCCCAAAGTTTTCAAGGAGAGTACATTAGGAGAGTCATCTCTGCCTCTCTAACCCCAAAATCAGCTCCCTATGCTGTCACCATTGAGGAAGTTTACAAGACCAAACTTTTACAAAGTCTGCATATTAAACAGCATTACCCACCTTCCCTAAAActaacttttaaaaacaagccaTTCCTACAATTATTAAGATCTACTGAACATACTGTGGCTCTGAGTGGTCTCTCAAAGAAGGGCTACAACACAATACAATGATTTTGCTGAAGTGGTGTGTAAACTCATGTAACTGCAGTCACATTTTCACCATTATTAACTAGTCTTCATGCTGGTAACTTGGGACATGCTTCTGCTGAACACTGGCACACTTAAGTGACCTCTGACAGAGCAGTGACCACATCATCTTTTGGTCACCACCTTCCAGTGCCATTGGCTGGGATGTACTTACTGACTGTCCCTTCTTGTGCTTACGCCTGTAGAGAACAGTCCAGTTGATCTGACGAGGGTTTCTCTTGGAAAGGAATGCAGACTCACATTTTGCATTCAAGAACTGAAAAACCTGGGAGGGCAAAATGTTTTGTGTAAGCTTTGTTTCCATGAAAGACATTACCACCGTTTGCATTAAGTATTCTTCGAGTCAGCGTTTTTTGACACTTATGTTTTTGGAGTTCTTAAACACAGCTCTGACTAGTCAAAATTTTAGAAGGTAATTCAAGAAATCTAAGTTTTGTATTTTGTTACATTGGTCAAACTGATGTATTGCAAGGCATTCTGAAGtatcttcatttttctgaaaaaagttCAAATTACCACTTGcatccagtgctgctgtgtATTTCAGGCACAGCATGAATGAACAGCTGTGTCCAGCATCATGCTTCCCAAGTGTCTGTCCTCAGCAACTATGTACTTCCTGTACCTGTTTGTCTATAACAACAGGCAGAACGTGCAAGCCGGTTTGTTATTAGCTATATAATTCCATTTAAAGTACAACCTTATTCCCAGGAGCACTCACAAGGATTCGGCCAGTCTATCTCCTGGTCATTTTGCTGGGAATTCGGCAGAGAAAGATGACTACTGTGATACTCAAAAGCCAAGCCTTTCATAGGTAGGGACAATCCTGTCTACGTATGACATGACAGCTTGAAGGGCTCTCCATCCtattttacttaaaatatttatactcAATTAATTTGGGAGACCAGCTGTTGGCTCCAGCGAATCTCAGCATTTGATGCAGGACGTCTAAGCAGCATTTTCTACACAACTCTGGTACTTTACACCTGCTGCTTTAAGACTCCCTTTAGATACTGCATTCTAAAGCTCAACCCCAAGCTACAGCACGGATCTCCTGCGGAGCAGCCACGGCAAACAACTGCACACCGATGCTGTTTTCACACAGCTCGATACGACCGACTCGGGCATGGGCCACATCAACACTACCGGAGTCTCCGGAGAGTCCCAGAGGCGCGGCCCCGGCTCCCCGCGCACCGCCCGGCCGCCCTCCCGTCCGCAGGGCCCGCTCCGGCCCGCGGGGCTCGCCCCGGCCTCACCTTCCCGTCCGTGCGGGCGTAGCGGCGGCCATGGCCCGGGTAGATCTTGTACCCGCTGAAGCTGCACAGCTCGACCCTGCGCGGGAGAGAAGAGTTAGGGGAGGGCGCGGGTGGCCGGGGGAGGCGGCCGGGGCCCCGCGGCGGCCTCCCCGCGGCGGATGGGCGCGGATAGCGGCGGACGGGGCGCTCACTTCATGATGGCGGCGGCTGCGAGGGGCCGGAGAGGCGGAGGGGACGCCGGGAGGCGGTGTCGGCAGCGCCGCGCGGGGCCCGACGGGAGCGGAGCGGGaagggcagggccgggccggcagcgccgccccgccccgccccgccccggccgcaCCGCGGCGGCTTCACGGAGCTCACCGGGCCGGGCTCCCCCGGCGCAGCCCCGGCCGCGGGACCCGCCGCTCTAGCCAGCATAAAGGGCGCGGCGCTCCCAtagcggcccggcccggcccatCGGCGCTCCGTTGCCTGGCGGTGTTGTCAAGCGCGGGGCAtggcggcggccggggcgggggaTGAGGCGGCCGGAGCCGGTAAGGGCAGCTCCGGGCAGGTGCCGGGGGCCGCAATGTTGGGGGCTGCGGGTCCCGAAAAGCGCTGTGGGCGCTCGGAGGGGTGCGGGGGGCTCGGCGCTGTGGAGGCGGCGGCGCCCCCTCCTCGCGGGGCCGGCTCGGCCGCTCCGGTGCCCCCGGTGCCAGGCGGCCCCCGAGGGCCCCGCGGGCTGGAGGCggccggggcagcgcggggcgAGGGGGGCGCCGCGGGCACCGCTTCCCGCCCTGGGGAGCGCCGCTGGCTCGGGGCAGGACGGGCACTGTCCATCGTGCTGGAGGGTCCCGCAGCCTTGTAGAGCCTTTATAGGCCAGGGTTTGAATGATATAGGGCCCGTTTTCCCTAGAGGGGAGGGCTGAGGAGTCTTGGGGACAGCGCCACTTCTGAGGGTGTAGTTCCTTGGTTCCTGCCAAACGGAAAATAAGcgattttgaaatgttttcctgGGTCCTGAAAGCCTGTTAGGAAAATCTCGTATAGATCTCATTATATCAATGAGTCTTTATAGAATGGAATCATATTAATTTGGTAGAGTTCCACGTGTATATATAATTCATGCTGTATACTGAGCTGCCATGCTTAAGCAAGCAAGCTAAAGCTTGTTGCAAGGAGAAGAAGAACATTCGATATTGAAACAAGGACCTGTGCTTCTTTGAGTCTTGAATGTGCTCATAAAGGATACCCCAGACAGGGAGATAATGCCAGCACCCCAGGTCGTTTAACACCTGTGTGAAAACCTTCCTTTGTCAGCATCATGGAGAAGTGGTTACAGCAAGTCTGACTGCAGGGATGTGTAGTTCAATAGCAAAGCAGGTGGATGGTGTTGCCATAGAAATACAGGTTCTTTGCAAATAGTTGTGTGTGTTAAGTAGCAGTTGGATCATGTTATACTTGAATGTTGGAAATCTATGAGAACCGTGTGTAAAGCCACGTTCTGAGTGCCCCAGTTTGAATGGGACACCTCGTGCATGAATAAAAGGATTACTCTTGCAATTCTGCACTGTGGGTCCTTGCCTCTCTCCTAGGTTGGAGGGGCCAGTTGTGGATTTTTGTAACAAACCCTTGGATAAATGAGCAGATACAAAGTTTGTCTGGTCAATTAATGTGATCAAGCAGTTGTAGGAGTGACTGCTTGAGTGAGAGACAAGTGATACTTTCTCCCTGAATGTGCAAAGACAGGAGTGTGATGATTGCTGGCTCTGCCTTGCTGCTCTCCAAAGCTCTTGGGGCAActgtggatttaaaaaaaaaaatgggaatataaTAAATGTCATCAGACATCTTCTTTAGAAATGCATGTTCTCTAGCTGACAAAATAGTACACAAAAAATGTTTGTCTCTATCCATAGTGTAACTAAACCCTAAAAACTATAAACTGTACTATTAATATGAGAGTCATATTAGAGTGAGAACACTATTTGGGATATGTTGCTGAAAAAGGAAGCATTGTTTGCTGAACAGATATTAAGAGAACACGAAGCACTACAGTGATGTTTGTACATCAAATACACAGCAGAGGCTCAATGTATGAAAATTATTACAATTATCAGGTGTCACTTTGGGTACTCAGTGATTCAGGCTCCCTGTAGATGGCAAATGTTTGCCTTTTAACTTTATGTAGTGACCCTTTTTGCATAGGACATTTGAATTTTGTATTAAGTAAATGGTGTGCTAGCCCATTTACAGTTTGTTCTTCCCAGTGCCCCAGTACTGTAGTGTGGCTGCATGAGTGGCTTCTTAGTTTGGATAGAATGCTTACACAT
This window contains:
- the RPL24 gene encoding large ribosomal subunit protein eL24 is translated as MKVELCSFSGYKIYPGHGRRYARTDGKVFQFLNAKCESAFLSKRNPRQINWTVLYRRKHKKGQSEEVQKKRTRRAVKFQRAITGASLAEIMAKRNQKPEVRKAQREQAIRAAKEAKKAKQATKKTAVSAAKAPTKAAPKQKIVKPVKVSAPRVGGKR